In Geotalea uraniireducens, one genomic interval encodes:
- a CDS encoding RpiB/LacA/LacB family sugar-phosphate isomerase → MRLGLAADHGGFTMKERLAADLRAAGHEVIDYGARQLDPGDDYPDFVVPLARGVAAGEVERGVALCSSGVGASIAANKIAGVRAALIHDSFSAHQGVEDDDLNVLCLGSQVVGYAEAWELVRVFLAARFSGAERHCRRLAKVAALELPAGTAGGIKEG, encoded by the coding sequence ATGCGGCTCGGGCTCGCCGCCGACCATGGCGGCTTTACGATGAAAGAGCGCCTTGCGGCCGACCTCCGGGCCGCCGGCCACGAGGTGATCGATTACGGTGCCCGCCAGCTCGATCCGGGGGACGACTACCCCGACTTCGTCGTGCCGCTGGCCCGCGGCGTGGCCGCCGGGGAGGTGGAACGGGGGGTTGCCCTCTGCAGCAGCGGCGTCGGCGCGTCGATCGCCGCCAACAAGATCGCCGGCGTCCGGGCGGCCCTGATCCACGACAGCTTCTCCGCTCACCAGGGGGTGGAGGACGACGATCTGAACGTACTCTGCCTGGGGAGCCAGGTGGTCGGCTATGCCGAGGCCTGGGAACTGGTGCGGGTCTTTCTTGCCGCCCGGTTCAGCGGCGCCGAGCGCCATTGCCGCCGGCTGGCCAAGGTGGCGGCCTTGGAATTGCCGGCCGGGACGGCGGGCGGCATAAAGGAGGGATGA
- the tkt gene encoding transketolase codes for MTEERSANPAELDNLCINTIRFLAVDAIQQANSGHPGLPLGAAPMAYLLWDRFLRHNPADPGWFDRDRFVLSAGHGSMLLYALLHLTGYELPLAELRRFRQWGSKTPGHPERGHTVGVETTTGPLGQGLGNAVGMAIAAAHLAARFNRPAFPLVDHYVYCLAGDGDLMEGVAAEAASLAGHLGLGRLIVLYDDNRISLAAATDLTFTEDRGARFAAYGWQVQEVTDGTDLAALERAIVAARAETARPSLILVRNHIGYGSPHKQDSFEAHGSPLGADEVRLTKEALGWPAEPPFLVPEEALRHCREALARGRAAESMWQGLLDGYRQHFPEFAAEFERTVAGELPAGWQEALPEFPVDPKGLASRVAGGKVLNALAGRIPELVGGSADLNPSTHTALTGGGDFQDAALPVDDRQGAVGGDWGFAGRNIHFGVREHGMAAILNGMAAHGGTIPFGATFLTFADYLRPSLRLAALMGLPVIHIFTHDSIALGEDGPTHQPVEQLASLRAIPNLVVIRPGDANETAVAWQTALEEKRRPVALVLSRQNLPTIDRSCYAPAAGARRGGYVIAEAAGGEPELILIATGSELALALAARERLQEQGRRVRLVSLPSWELFDDQPRAYREAVLPSEVTKRLAVEAGSPFGWERYVGVGGAVLGVDRFGASAPGEVLLREYGFTVDEVCRRAQALLAGTEA; via the coding sequence GTGACCGAAGAACGTAGCGCGAACCCTGCCGAGCTCGACAACCTCTGTATCAATACCATCCGCTTCCTGGCGGTTGATGCCATCCAGCAGGCCAACAGCGGCCACCCGGGACTGCCGCTCGGCGCCGCGCCGATGGCCTACCTGCTCTGGGACCGCTTTCTCCGCCACAATCCGGCCGATCCCGGCTGGTTCGACCGCGACCGCTTCGTCCTCTCCGCCGGCCACGGCTCGATGCTCCTCTATGCCCTGCTGCACCTGACCGGCTACGAGCTGCCGCTGGCGGAGCTCCGGCGGTTCCGCCAGTGGGGGAGCAAGACTCCCGGCCACCCGGAGCGCGGCCATACCGTCGGCGTCGAGACGACCACCGGTCCCCTCGGCCAGGGGCTCGGCAACGCCGTCGGCATGGCCATCGCCGCCGCCCACCTGGCGGCCCGTTTCAACCGGCCCGCATTCCCCCTCGTCGACCATTACGTCTACTGCCTGGCCGGCGACGGCGATCTGATGGAAGGGGTAGCGGCGGAAGCGGCGTCGCTGGCCGGCCACCTGGGACTGGGGCGGCTGATCGTCCTCTACGACGACAATCGAATCTCGCTGGCGGCTGCCACCGACCTCACCTTTACCGAGGACCGCGGCGCCCGTTTCGCCGCCTACGGCTGGCAGGTGCAGGAAGTGACGGACGGTACCGACCTTGCTGCCCTGGAGCGGGCGATCGTTGCGGCTCGGGCGGAAACGGCCCGGCCGTCGCTGATCCTGGTCCGGAATCATATCGGTTACGGCTCGCCGCACAAGCAGGACAGCTTCGAGGCCCACGGCTCGCCGCTTGGCGCCGACGAGGTGCGGTTAACCAAGGAGGCGCTTGGCTGGCCGGCGGAACCGCCATTCCTGGTCCCGGAGGAGGCGCTCCGCCATTGCCGGGAGGCGCTGGCCAGGGGGAGGGCGGCGGAAAGCATGTGGCAGGGGCTCTTGGACGGCTACCGGCAGCACTTTCCCGAGTTTGCCGCCGAATTCGAGCGGACGGTGGCGGGCGAGCTACCGGCCGGTTGGCAGGAGGCGCTGCCGGAGTTTCCCGTCGATCCGAAAGGGCTGGCGAGCCGGGTGGCGGGGGGGAAGGTCCTCAATGCGCTGGCCGGCCGCATTCCGGAACTGGTCGGCGGTTCGGCCGATCTCAATCCGTCGACCCACACCGCTCTGACCGGCGGCGGCGATTTCCAGGATGCGGCGCTACCGGTCGACGACCGCCAGGGGGCGGTAGGGGGCGACTGGGGGTTTGCCGGCCGGAACATCCACTTCGGGGTCCGGGAGCACGGTATGGCCGCCATCCTCAACGGCATGGCGGCCCACGGCGGCACCATCCCCTTCGGGGCCACCTTCCTCACCTTCGCCGATTATCTCCGGCCGTCGCTCCGCCTGGCAGCGCTGATGGGGCTGCCGGTGATCCATATTTTTACCCACGACAGCATCGCCCTCGGCGAGGACGGCCCGACCCACCAGCCGGTGGAGCAGCTCGCCTCGCTGCGGGCGATCCCCAATCTGGTGGTGATCCGGCCCGGCGACGCCAACGAAACCGCTGTCGCCTGGCAGACGGCGCTGGAGGAAAAGCGCCGGCCGGTGGCGCTGGTCCTGTCGCGGCAGAACCTGCCGACCATTGACCGGAGCTGCTATGCCCCGGCGGCCGGAGCCCGGCGCGGCGGCTACGTGATCGCCGAAGCGGCGGGGGGCGAGCCCGAGCTGATCCTGATCGCCACCGGTTCGGAACTGGCGCTGGCGCTGGCGGCCCGCGAACGGCTGCAGGAACAGGGGCGTCGGGTCCGGCTGGTGTCGCTGCCAAGCTGGGAGCTGTTCGACGACCAGCCCCGGGCTTACCGGGAGGCAGTCCTGCCGTCCGAAGTGACGAAACGGCTGGCCGTCGAGGCGGGATCGCCCTTCGGCTGGGAACGCTACGTCGGTGTCGGCGGGGCGGTGCTCGGTGTGGACCGCTTCGGCGCCTCGGCCCCCGGCGAGGTGCTGCTCCGGGAATACGGCTTTACCGTCGACGAAGTCTGCCGCCGGGCACAGGCCCTGCTGGCCGGCACGGAGGCCTGA
- a CDS encoding SAM-dependent methyltransferase, with protein sequence MTDLAGEKADRVRDKSLELLKYLLGSCHLRNFAVRLWDETLWEAEPGKPPRFTLIIRSPGALRRMLRHPDELSLGEAYIYDDIDVEGEIQDVFPLADHLFVTRHTLADLIRLRTQFLALPDDERRRDRERLAQLHGPVHSATRDRQAVSYHYNISNDFYRLWLDERMIYSCAYFKRPDDSLDTAQEQKLDYLCRKLRLQEGERLLDIGCGWGGLLLHAVRHYGVTAYGITLSQLQAELASERIRAAGLEGRCRVAVQDYRELDEKETYDKIVSVGMVEHVGKARLAEYFDKAWRLLRRGGVFLNHGIAVNSGQPFPKGPSFVDRYVFPDGELLPISTTIETAERCGFDLRDLENLREHYARTLEEWVRRLEAHHEEARAVAGEAIYRIWRLYMAGSAYNFRLGRLNLFQTVLVRCDRGRCCLPLTRDDWYA encoded by the coding sequence ATGACCGACCTCGCCGGGGAAAAGGCCGATCGGGTCAGGGACAAGAGTCTCGAACTGCTGAAATATCTGCTCGGCAGCTGCCATCTGCGGAATTTCGCCGTCCGCCTCTGGGACGAAACCCTCTGGGAAGCGGAGCCGGGCAAGCCGCCCCGCTTCACCCTGATCATCCGCAGTCCCGGTGCCCTGCGCCGGATGCTCCGTCATCCCGACGAACTGTCGCTCGGCGAGGCGTACATCTATGACGACATTGATGTCGAAGGCGAAATCCAGGACGTATTCCCCCTTGCCGACCATCTGTTCGTTACCCGCCATACCCTCGCCGACCTGATCCGCCTGCGGACCCAGTTCCTGGCGCTCCCCGACGACGAGCGGCGGCGCGACCGGGAGCGGCTGGCACAACTTCACGGGCCGGTCCATTCCGCCACTCGCGACCGGCAGGCGGTCAGCTACCACTACAACATTTCGAACGATTTCTACCGGCTTTGGCTCGACGAGCGGATGATCTACTCCTGCGCCTACTTCAAGCGCCCCGACGATTCTCTCGACACCGCCCAGGAGCAGAAACTCGACTATCTCTGCCGCAAGCTGCGCCTCCAGGAGGGGGAGCGGCTCTTGGACATCGGCTGCGGCTGGGGGGGGCTGCTGCTCCATGCGGTGCGGCATTACGGGGTCACCGCCTATGGCATCACCCTCAGCCAGCTGCAGGCGGAGCTGGCTAGCGAGCGGATAAGGGCGGCCGGCCTGGAAGGGCGCTGCCGGGTGGCGGTCCAGGATTATCGCGAGCTGGACGAGAAGGAGACCTACGACAAGATCGTCAGTGTCGGGATGGTCGAGCATGTGGGGAAGGCGCGCCTGGCCGAATATTTCGACAAAGCCTGGCGGCTGCTCCGCCGGGGCGGCGTGTTCCTCAATCACGGCATTGCCGTCAACAGCGGCCAGCCGTTCCCGAAGGGGCCGTCGTTCGTCGACCGGTACGTCTTTCCCGACGGCGAGCTCCTGCCGATTAGCACCACCATCGAAACCGCCGAGCGCTGCGGCTTCGACCTGCGCGACCTGGAAAATCTCCGCGAACATTACGCCCGGACCCTCGAAGAGTGGGTCCGGCGCCTGGAAGCACACCATGAGGAGGCCCGCGCCGTGGCCGGTGAAGCGATCTACCGGATCTGGCGGCTCTACATGGCCGGCTCGGCCTACAATTTCCGCCTCGGCCGGCTCAACCTCTTTCAGACCGTTCTCGTCAGATGCGACCGGGGACGCTGCTGTCTCCCCCTCACCCGCGACGACTGGTATGCGTGA
- a CDS encoding InlB B-repeat-containing protein, with amino-acid sequence MKDVKLFHGCRALVLAMLTGMLLAAGAAEAAVLTVNGGKMFTNYPTVQLSINAADYPNPVQSMRFSADDATWSAWEPVAATKSWTVATPLNLDVYSVFLQFLEQGGATSASYGASTVYDDLIDTTFSDNQGVALLGGDGNDTGDGIAVQPDGKLLVVSTLAQPASGTSLITLWRLTTGGLLDGTFNAAGTPGAISFTGSSAGTGLDKGAAVALQSDGKIVVLGTVDLGNGNYAWQVRRFNTDGTVDGTFNGNTGYYQEGATGANEAAGLAIQTDDRIMVIGSRDLGTGVTKIEVLRLNADGTLDSAFNGGTGVYRTGSETSGNRGRGVALQSDGKILLVGTYAYAGGTSDLYVERLLSDGTRDSFNGLNGAFFGGGGNLSEGRAIAVQSDGKIVVAGDVDWGGGDTDLWVLRLNDDGTKDTTFDSSIGDYVDGGTGADRASALVVQPDDRIVVVGTFDFIDDTDIWVLRLNADGTGDPTIYNFYGYYYPNASGNDEGHGVALQADGNIVLAGTFTNPLGDTDIHVNRIFANKQTLTTAAIGSGSIADNLGALAWSGSSGDGDYIRGDSVTITATPAAGSVFTGWSGACSGTTPTCTLTMAADQTAIATFALEPPAAPTGLAGTPGNGAVALTWNANSETGITGYTIHYGTASGSLGSTVTVGTVTSYTLGSLNNGTTYYVAIAALKSGVEGPLSDEIVVTPGLNLAVTFAGSGSGTVTSTPAGISCTGDCQAVFTELPVTLLATPSAGSLFSGWSGGCTGTGDCTVNQYGPVAVTATFTATPPVRLTTGTTAYYGSIAEALAAASGISSCTIDVQATAAAESLVLQSALAVLLRGGYDASFTPTADTSVLLGLTISAGSLTLDNIVIR; translated from the coding sequence ATGAAGGACGTAAAACTGTTTCATGGCTGTCGCGCCTTGGTGCTGGCGATGTTGACCGGGATGCTGCTGGCGGCCGGCGCGGCCGAGGCCGCGGTGTTGACGGTGAATGGCGGCAAGATGTTTACCAATTATCCGACCGTCCAGCTGTCGATCAACGCCGCCGACTATCCCAACCCGGTGCAGTCGATGCGCTTCAGTGCCGACGATGCCACCTGGAGCGCCTGGGAACCGGTGGCGGCCACCAAGTCCTGGACGGTTGCCACGCCGCTCAATCTCGATGTCTATAGTGTCTTTCTCCAGTTTCTCGAACAGGGGGGGGCGACCTCCGCTTCCTACGGCGCCAGCACGGTTTACGACGACCTGATCGATACCACGTTCTCCGACAACCAGGGGGTGGCGTTGCTCGGCGGTGACGGCAACGACACCGGCGACGGCATTGCCGTGCAGCCCGACGGCAAGCTGCTGGTGGTCAGCACCCTGGCCCAGCCGGCCAGCGGCACCTCCCTGATCACCCTCTGGCGGCTTACCACCGGCGGGCTCCTTGACGGCACCTTCAACGCCGCCGGTACACCGGGGGCCATTTCGTTCACGGGGAGCAGTGCCGGCACCGGCCTCGACAAGGGGGCCGCGGTGGCGCTGCAGTCTGACGGCAAGATCGTCGTCCTCGGCACCGTCGACCTGGGGAACGGCAACTACGCCTGGCAGGTCCGGCGCTTCAACACGGACGGCACCGTCGACGGCACCTTCAACGGCAATACCGGCTATTACCAGGAGGGAGCCACCGGCGCCAACGAGGCGGCGGGGCTGGCCATCCAGACCGACGACCGGATCATGGTGATCGGCAGCCGCGATCTCGGTACCGGGGTTACCAAAATCGAAGTGCTGCGGCTCAATGCCGACGGGACGCTCGATAGCGCTTTCAATGGCGGGACCGGCGTCTACCGGACGGGGAGCGAAACGAGCGGCAACCGGGGGCGGGGCGTGGCATTGCAGAGCGATGGCAAGATCCTGCTGGTCGGCACCTATGCCTATGCCGGCGGCACGTCCGACCTCTACGTCGAGCGGCTGCTGAGCGACGGGACCCGCGACAGCTTCAACGGCCTGAACGGCGCCTTTTTCGGCGGGGGGGGCAACCTGAGCGAAGGGCGGGCGATTGCCGTTCAGTCCGACGGCAAAATCGTCGTTGCCGGCGATGTCGACTGGGGGGGCGGCGATACCGATCTCTGGGTACTGCGGCTCAATGACGACGGGACGAAGGATACCACCTTCGATTCCTCGATCGGCGATTACGTCGACGGGGGCACCGGTGCCGACCGGGCCAGCGCCCTGGTTGTTCAACCGGACGACCGGATTGTTGTCGTCGGTACTTTCGACTTCATCGACGATACCGACATCTGGGTGCTGCGGCTCAACGCCGACGGGACGGGCGATCCGACCATTTACAACTTCTACGGCTACTATTACCCCAATGCCAGCGGTAACGACGAGGGGCACGGGGTGGCGCTCCAGGCGGACGGCAACATCGTCCTGGCCGGGACTTTCACCAACCCTCTCGGGGACACCGACATCCATGTCAACCGCATCTTCGCCAATAAACAGACCCTGACGACGGCCGCGATCGGCAGCGGCAGCATCGCCGACAATCTCGGCGCCCTGGCCTGGAGCGGGAGCAGCGGCGACGGCGACTATATCCGGGGCGACTCGGTGACGATCACCGCGACCCCGGCCGCCGGTTCGGTCTTCACCGGCTGGTCCGGCGCCTGTTCCGGCACCACTCCCACCTGTACCCTGACGATGGCCGCCGACCAGACAGCCATCGCCACCTTCGCGCTTGAACCGCCCGCCGCGCCGACCGGCCTGGCCGGCACACCGGGGAACGGGGCGGTCGCCCTCACCTGGAATGCCAACAGCGAAACCGGCATCACCGGCTATACCATCCATTACGGCACCGCTTCGGGCTCCCTCGGCTCTACGGTGACCGTCGGCACCGTCACCAGCTATACGCTCGGCAGCCTCAACAACGGCACCACCTACTACGTGGCGATCGCCGCCCTGAAGAGCGGGGTGGAGGGGCCGCTGTCGGACGAGATTGTCGTCACTCCCGGGCTGAATCTCGCCGTGACCTTCGCCGGCAGCGGGAGCGGCACCGTCACCAGCACCCCGGCGGGGATCTCCTGTACCGGCGACTGCCAGGCGGTCTTTACCGAGCTGCCGGTCACCCTGCTGGCGACCCCGAGCGCCGGCTCGCTCTTTAGCGGCTGGTCGGGCGGCTGCACGGGGACCGGCGACTGCACGGTGAATCAGTACGGGCCGGTCGCGGTTACTGCCACCTTCACCGCCACCCCGCCGGTCCGGCTCACCACCGGCACCACCGCCTATTACGGCTCGATCGCCGAGGCCCTGGCCGCCGCCAGCGGGATCAGCTCCTGCACCATCGATGTGCAGGCCACCGCCGCCGCCGAAAGCCTGGTGCTGCAGTCGGCGCTCGCCGTGCTGCTGCGCGGGGGATACGACGCTTCGTTTACCCCCACTGCCGACACCAGTGTCTTGCTCGGTCTGACGATCAGCGCCGGCTCGCTCACCCTCGACAATATCGTCATCCGCTAG
- the gnd gene encoding phosphogluconate dehydrogenase (NAD(+)-dependent, decarboxylating) has product MQLGMIGLGRMGADMVRRLLQGGHDCVVYDRNAAAVAALAGEGATGTASPAEFVARLAKPCAVWLMVPAAAVDETIASVAPLLAPGDILIDGGNSHYHDDLRRSRELSTQGLHYLDVGTSGGVWGRERGYCLMIGGEPAAVRRIEPLFATLAPGRDAASVTPGREARGGTAELGYLHCGPSGAGHFVKMVHNGIEYGLMAAYAEGFNILHHANAGAENRAVDAETTPLRHPEQYRYELNLADIAELWRRGSVISSWLLDLSAAALLGSPNLAEFAGRVADSGEGRWTVAAAIDEGVPAPVLSAALYERFSSRDAADFADRLLSAMRYQFGGHREKR; this is encoded by the coding sequence ATGCAACTGGGGATGATCGGCCTGGGGCGGATGGGCGCGGACATGGTGCGGCGGCTGCTACAGGGGGGGCACGACTGCGTGGTTTACGACCGGAACGCGGCGGCGGTGGCGGCCCTGGCCGGCGAGGGGGCGACCGGAACGGCATCGCCGGCGGAGTTCGTCGCCCGGCTGGCAAAACCGTGCGCGGTCTGGCTGATGGTTCCCGCCGCGGCGGTGGACGAAACGATCGCCAGCGTGGCGCCGCTCCTGGCGCCGGGCGATATCCTGATCGACGGCGGCAACTCCCACTACCACGACGATCTCCGCCGCAGCCGGGAACTTTCGACGCAGGGGCTTCATTATCTCGACGTCGGGACGAGTGGCGGGGTCTGGGGGCGCGAGCGGGGCTACTGCCTGATGATCGGCGGCGAGCCGGCGGCGGTACGGCGGATCGAACCGCTCTTCGCCACCCTGGCTCCCGGCCGGGACGCTGCTTCCGTCACCCCGGGCCGCGAAGCGCGGGGCGGCACGGCGGAGCTAGGCTATCTGCACTGTGGGCCGAGCGGTGCCGGCCATTTCGTCAAGATGGTCCATAACGGCATCGAGTACGGGCTGATGGCGGCCTATGCCGAGGGGTTCAACATCCTCCATCACGCCAACGCCGGGGCGGAAAACCGGGCGGTGGACGCCGAAACGACGCCGCTCCGCCATCCCGAACAGTACCGCTATGAACTGAACCTGGCCGATATCGCCGAGCTGTGGCGCCGCGGCAGCGTGATCTCCTCCTGGCTGCTCGACCTCTCGGCGGCCGCGCTCCTCGGCAGTCCCAATCTGGCGGAGTTCGCCGGCCGGGTTGCCGATTCGGGGGAGGGGCGGTGGACGGTGGCGGCCGCCATCGACGAAGGGGTGCCGGCCCCGGTCCTCTCCGCCGCCCTCTACGAGCGGTTCAGTTCCCGCGATGCCGCCGACTTCGCCGACCGGCTCCTCTCCGCGATGCGCTACCAGTTCGGCGGCCACCGCGAGAAGCGCTGA